The Calliopsis andreniformis isolate RMS-2024a chromosome 10, iyCalAndr_principal, whole genome shotgun sequence nucleotide sequence AAtcttttttatgcttcccgtaATTAAAGAGTAAAGTGGAAGGAGTAATTATATTTTTTCGATTCATTTTAAAAGCATAGTAAAACTACAATTAATTTTATACTGAAACCTCATTGAAAAGAAATGATTCGGAGTTTATAGTCAAGGAAAGTGTTTAGCCTAAAGGAAAAAAAATGATAtgctaaaaaaatgaaaaagtataatagttttttatatatatatatagatatatattatatttaacatCTTCTTGCATTTACtaacaaaatattaatatttacatCAATTTGTACATATTGCTGACCACTTTGGTCTTGTATATAATGTTCTTAAGAAAATGatcaatgaaattatttttaaactaTAATcgcattaatcattttataggaACCTTATATAATACATTCATATGTATACCCGCATATACATATTACGCTAAAAATTGTCTTATACTTTGTTTTAATAATGATATGTTTGTGCACCAAGACAGAGTATTCTTAGcaagtatttaaaattaatttcatgaaCTTAGTTTATATGTTGATGGAAACGATATTTTGTAAAGTCTTAGAAAAAACTATTGACTAGTACAGTAAATTATACCATAATAACACGTATAAAGTAGAAATTAAATAAAGAAGATATCATCTACAAAGAATGCTTATAATTATTTGGTATCATAAATTCATTCTATCAtaaaatgtacatatatatgAAATATACAAAATGTCCAATAAATATATGGCCAAATTTTTATAGATTAGGTGAAGTCTGGTTTGTTACATTTCgtttgttttattattattgattTGATTATTTCTTGAACCAgtcgttttatattttttatacctaCTCTGTCGAATATATTATGCAATAGTTAGTTTCTGTATGATACAACATAATGAATTTACTACAGCAAAATAGATATGAATTAGTTGATGATGAAAATGACCTTGtaaaaaattccaaaattaGTGCTTACAAAAAAAATTcccgattattatacttataaatTTATTATGCAGTTCTAAAAACTGTAATTACTGGAGCCACATGACATGCCAATCATATTCTGCCAGtgagttaattttttttatagctGTAGTttcaaaaatgttgtattttttaattatgccTTAGAAAGAATAACTAATCTTTAAATATAAAAGGGTGTAGGTTTAAGAAAAAACTAATTGTTAGGATATTACACCTGTAAATTAAATATTCTCGTTTTGAATTTTGTAATACTGCTAAAAATAAACACAATGCTTCAAATCTCGATTTGATTTTATAAAAATGATAGAAAATACGATTTCATGAAAATATATTAGACATAAATAAATTACTCTAGTAGTATAAGAGTGCATTGAGTCTCTAGGTGCCGGttttaaatatcaaaataaCTGATATATATACTATCCATAAACGGAAAGGTATCTTCATAAACAAATCATATAAAGAAATATACATATTACATATAATGTAATGTATTATTTACAACTCTGTAGTAATTTCATCTTGTGGACGAAAACCAAGAATTGTGAAATCATCAATGAGGTATTCTCGAGTAGGCGACCAATCTGATAGAATGGTATAATTAGCAGCCTCTGTGGTACTTTGAAATTCCCACTGTGGATTTAATTCACGATCAAGTCCACTTGCTTCACACTCGTCTATTGCGCAAGTAGATTCGGTTAATGTCGCACCGGTATTATAACTATGATTAAAAGTTGAAATGGCAAGTTCTTGAAAATGTGTACTCGAAGTTTTCAATCGTTTTTGGTTGTCATATACTAGGGGGGTTGTTTGTCCTATGCTAGATCCATTTGGACTAAGTTTCTCGTTATACGCTCCAGAGCTATTTTGTCCAAGACTAGAGCTTACAGGGCTGTCCTTTACGTATCCAAGACTGGAACTTGCAGGACTGATACTTGATTTATCACTTGCTTGAAATGTTGTAAGTGGTAcatttgcttggaatgtagttaGATTAGTTGGAGTGGTTCTCATTTCATATGGTTGAGACGACTGTGTGATTGTTACTTGCTGCGGTGTGTTCATTTGCACTGATGCCACCGGTTGTTGTAAAAATGTTACAAGTTGAGCCACCTTAAAATATAGAAGACAACATTCtatttaataaaattcattttcattcattattatttcattaataCTATTTTAACTGGGTGCATTCTTCTTTCTACACATTTAGGAAAGTAATTACTCTAGTATCACTCACCCAAATGTTTTAGAGACTTGCGTGAAAAAGAAGCACAATTTAAAGTGACAAGCTGTTGACATCTAGTGCATTAAAATAAATGCCAGTAAAATATTTAACTTACTTCAGGAGAACTGTGCCTTTTGTACCGCCTTAAAAGTCTTTCTGCCCATGA carries:
- the T48 gene encoding FU domain-containing protein T48; translated protein: MGNLSTIVKFSVLLFSYLMDYTWAQNELRVADCIEGQAGCKRCRDGICARCAILLHQGTCVDTCPPGHVADWSTKDEYMGRICKETGYMFGFTGSQVAILVGVVSGATICILIILCGAIIVHRRKKKAAKFIQQFEDSAERREFLKHLATLREEGNTFLSMLNDTRRQVRELYYSGNNGDGAVGIQAYRPVLRDLARILVLINRRDDEIPVPPDDWQRLFSWAERLLRRYKRHSSPEVAQLVTFLQQPVASVQMNTPQQVTITQSSQPYEMRTTPTNLTTFQANVPLTTFQASDKSSISPASSSLGYVKDSPVSSSLGQNSSGAYNEKLSPNGSSIGQTTPLVYDNQKRLKTSSTHFQELAISTFNHSYNTGATLTESTCAIDECEASGLDRELNPQWEFQSTTEAANYTILSDWSPTREYLIDDFTILGFRPQDEITTEL